AGACGGGGAGTATATGGTATACGTTGACCTGTGCCAGAGGTAAGCATCATGAAACAGAAAGAGCTTGAATTTTGCCAAAAGATACTTAAATGGCTTAAGGAGAACCCGGGTGCCACAGCGGAGGCGATTGCGAAAGTATTTGACGTTGATGCAGGCGAGGTTAAGAAGAAACTCAAGGAGCTGGGGGTGGAGGTATGAAGGTGACTATCGATGATGTAATCAAGCTGGC
The nucleotide sequence above comes from Bacillota bacterium. Encoded proteins:
- a CDS encoding helix-turn-helix transcriptional regulator, whose protein sequence is MKQKELEFCQKILKWLKENPGATAEAIAKVFDVDAGEVKKKLKELGVEV